Proteins encoded by one window of Electrophorus electricus isolate fEleEle1 chromosome 17, fEleEle1.pri, whole genome shotgun sequence:
- the atp6v1b2 gene encoding V-type proton ATPase subunit B, brain isoform yields the protein MKALRGMVSGAVSEISSAVSGHKTPAAREHAFAVSRDYISQPRLTYKTVSGVNGPLVILDQVKFPRYAEIVHLTLPDGTKRSGQVLEVTGSKAVVQVFEGTSGIDAKKTCCEFTGDILRTPVSEDMLGRVFNGSGKPIDRGPAVLAEDYLDIMGQPINPQCRIYPEEMIQTGISAIDGMNSIARGQKIPIFSAAGLPHNEIAAQICRQAGLVKKSKDVMDYNEDNFAIVFAAMGVNMETARFFKSDFEENGSMDNVCLFLNLANDPTIERIITPRLALTAAEFLAYQCEKHVLVILTDMSSYAEALREVSAAREEVPGRRGFPGYMYTDLATIYERAGRVEGRNGSITQIPILTMPNDDITHPIPDLTGYITEGQIYVDRQLHNRQIYPPINVLPSLSRLMKSAIGEGMTRKDHSDVSNQLYACYAIGKDVQAMKAVVGEEALTADDLLYLEFLQKFEKNFISQGAYENRSVYETLDIGWQLMRIFPKEMLKRIPQNMLAEFYPRDSKH from the exons ATGAAGGCTCTCCGAGGAATGGTTAGTGGAGCCGTAAGTGAAATTTCATCGGCTGTCAGTGGGCACAAGACTCCTGCTGCTCGAGAGCATGCATTTGCCGTGAGTCGTGACTACATCTCTCAACCGAGACTAA CGTATAAAACAGTGTCTGGTGTCAATGGCCCACTGGTGATTTTGGACCAAGTAAAG TTTCCCAGGTATGCTGAGATTGTCCACCTTACCCTTCCTGATGGCACCAAACGTAGCGGGCAGGTATTGGAGGTCACTGGCTCCAAAGCTGTAGTCCAG GTGTTTGAGGGAACATCAGGCATTGATGCAAAGAAGACATGCTGTGAATTTACAGGGGACATTTTGCGTACACCGGTGTCGGAGGATATGCTTG GTCGTGTCTTCAATGGCTCAGGGAAGCCGATTGATCGGGGTCCTGCTGTTTTGGCAGAGGACTATTTAGACATCATGG GCCAACCCATCAACCCACAGTGTCGTATCTACCCTGAGGAGATGATCCAGACAGGCATCTCTGCCATCGATGGCATGAACAGCATTGCCAGGGGACAGAAAATACCCATTTTCTCTGCAGCTGGTCTCCCTCATAATGAG ATTGCTGCCCAGATCTGCCGTCAGGCTGGCCTAGTAAAGAAGTCCAAAGATGTGATGGACTACAATGAAGATAACTTCGCCATTGTGTTTGCAGCCATGGGG GTCAACATGGAGACAGCtagattttttaaatctgaCTTTGAGGAGAATGGTTCCATGGACAATGTGTGCCTGTTCCTGAATCTGGCCAATGACCCCAC GATTGAACGCATCATCACCCCTCGCCTGGCCCTGACCGCTGCAGAATTCCTGGCCTATCAGTGTGAGAAACACGTGCTGGTAATCCTGACGGACATGAGCTCCTACGCAGAGGCTTTAAGAGAG GTGTCGGCAGCCAGAGAGGAAGTTCCAGGCCGCCGAGGTTTCCCGGGCTACATGTACACCGATCTGGCCACGATCTATGAGCGAGCTGGGCGTGTGGAGGGCCGCAATGGCTCCATTACCCAGATCCCCATCCTCACTATGCCCAACGACG ATATTACACATCCTATTCCTGATTTGACTGGTTACATCACAGAGGGACAGATCTATGTTGATAGACAGCTTCACAACAGACAG ATTTACCCCCCCATCAATGTtctaccttctctctctcgacTCATGAAGTCAGCCATTGGTGAGGGGATGACGAGAAAGGACCACTCGGATGTGTCCAACCAGCTG TACGCCTGCTATGCCATTGGGAAAGATGTGCAAGCCATGAAGGCTGTGGTAGGTGAGGAGGCCCTGACTGCCGACGACCTACTGTACCTGGAGTTTCTCCAGAAGTTTGAGAAGAACTTCATATCTCAAG GTGCATATGAGAACCGAAGTGTGTATGAAACTCTAGACATCGGCTGGCAGCTCATGCGAATCTTCCCCAAAGAGATGCTGAAGAGAATTCCACAGAACATGCTGGCAGAGTTCTATCCTCGAGACTCCAAACACTGA
- the vsig8a gene encoding V-set and immunoglobulin domain-containing protein 8a produces MASNQIFVNMNRYLGRLSINYTWFSPRSSFAFLYAVTVYLSTDVTLAMTVTSSGPQTLQVAQGEQATLNCIYSPDPEDMGELDIEWVLVCPDTTRKDQVIISYSGSHKYFHGDPSFMNAVDFLASDPVQGDASLVIGSVTVTHAGTYQCKVKKAPGVDMQKLSLVVMERPSVPKCWVEGNEAVGKPVSLHCKSDEGSAPLQYVWKRESGGPLPPSVNPNSFLGELLIYNYSMDWAGTYSCEVANAVGKQYCRVNLQVIKSPNRAGVIAGTVSGCLLLIIIILIVIWLIVFRWERKQYERELSNDIREDAPAPNNRSTSRGPSSGVAYSQMSQTHKKQSPSSSTSYITQSYIKSDSKYGHIV; encoded by the exons ATGGCTTCAAATCAAATCTTTGTGAACATGAACAG ATATCTAGGAAGGCTCAGCATTAACTACACATGGTTTTCTCCAAGGTCCTCTTTTGCCTTCTTGTATGCAGTAACTGTATATCTCAGTACAG ATGTAACTCTGGCAATGACGGTGACCTCCAGTGGGCCTCAAACTTTGCAGGTGGCCCAAGGGGAACAGGCAACACTGAACTGCATCTACTCACCTGATCCTGAAGACATGGGAGAACTGGACATTGAGTGGGTACTGGTCTGTCCAGACACTACCAGGAAAGACCAGGTG atCATATCTTACTCAGGTAGCCATAAATATTTCCACGGTGACCCATCATTCATGAATGCTGTGGACTTTTTGGCCAGCGACCCAGTTCAGGGTGACGCATCTCTCGTCATTGGTTCTGTGACAGTTACTCATGCTGGAACATACCAGTGCAAAGTGAAGAAAGCTCCTGGCGTGGATATGCAGAAACTGTCACTTGTGgttatgg AGAGACCATCAGTGCCCAAGTGTTGGGTGGAAGGAAATGAGGCAGTGGGTAAGCCTGTGTCACTTCATTGCAAGTCTGATGAGGGATCTGCACCTCTTCAGTAtgtgtggaaaagagagagcgGTGGaccccttcctccctctgttaATCCAA ACTCTTTCCTGGGGGAGCTCTTAATCTACAATTATTCTATGGATTGGGCTGGTACCTACTCATGTGAGGTAGCCAATGCTGTTGGGAAACAGTACTGTAGAGTCAATTTGCAAGTTATAAAGT ctcctaACAGGGCTGGGGTCATCGCTGGCACTGTGTCTGGATGTCTGCTGCTCATTATAATCATTCTCATTGTCATATGGCTCATTGTCTTCAGATGGGAAAGAAAACAGTATGAGCGAGAGCTTTCCAATGATATCAG GGAGGATGCTCCAGCTCCAAACAACCGCTCAACCAGCCGTGGGCCAAGCTCCGGAGTGGCCTATAGCCAGATGAGCCAAACCCACAAAAAGCAGTCACCTTCCAGCAGCACCAGCTACATCACCCAATCATACATCAAATCTGACAGCAAATATGGACATATTGTGTGA